A DNA window from Nitrospirota bacterium contains the following coding sequences:
- a CDS encoding MarC family protein: MSYIKNLPNTFIPIFVAVDIFALLPLFMAYTAGLPQKKTERVINLSLLTAFLVSMGFVAVGEVIFRLLGITVDDFKIAGGLLLLVIAILEVVRSDYKRKRVVDEGVGVVPIGVPLIVGPAVLTTLLVLIEHYGVGLTVTALLLNLIIVWLFFRNSIIITRYLGKNGMMALSKLMAILLASIAVMMIRIGIENTIRMR; encoded by the coding sequence ATGTCTTATATAAAGAACTTACCCAATACTTTTATCCCCATCTTTGTAGCTGTTGACATATTTGCTCTGTTGCCCCTCTTTATGGCATATACAGCCGGGCTGCCACAGAAGAAAACAGAGAGGGTTATTAATCTTTCTCTCCTCACCGCTTTCCTGGTAAGTATGGGGTTTGTGGCAGTCGGCGAGGTGATATTCAGACTACTGGGCATTACAGTGGATGATTTCAAGATAGCAGGGGGGCTTCTCCTGTTGGTGATAGCAATTCTTGAAGTAGTCAGGAGCGATTATAAAAGAAAAAGGGTTGTTGATGAAGGGGTAGGGGTGGTTCCCATTGGAGTGCCCCTTATAGTCGGCCCTGCGGTGCTTACCACATTACTTGTACTGATTGAACATTACGGTGTCGGCCTGACCGTGACAGCCCTGTTGCTGAACCTCATTATCGTATGGCTTTTTTTCCGTAATTCAATAATTATAACGCGCTATCTTGGAAAGAACGGCATGATGGCCCTCTCCAAGCTGATGGCCATACTCCTTGCCTCCATAGCGGTTATGATGATCAGGATTGGCATTGAAAACACAATAAGGATGCGTTGA
- the tal gene encoding transaldolase, translated as MNSSPLITLQKYGQSFWYDNISRGILKSGELKRMIEEEGLRGVTSNPTIFHKSIQSGNDYDEQLHQLLGKETSEKDLFYALAIQDIVEACELLMPVYEESNGLDGYVSIEVDPHLAYDTEGAVREASELFEGIGKPNLMVKVPATKEGLPAVEELLCRGYNINVTLLFSVKRYKEVIDAYMKGLERRVSEGKPVDRVASVASFFVSRVDTLADKLLEEKMKMAGDDDEKARIKSLMGKAAVANAKIAYQLFKDAFSSQRFFVLMEKGAKIQRLLWGSTSTKNPAYRDVLYIEELIGPGTVNTMPDATWRAFKDHGNVDRTIDADIEAALASIRSIEDLGVSIDRVTGELEDEGVRLFTESFDALLNLIAEKKRTGTC; from the coding sequence ATGAACAGCAGTCCGCTTATAACGCTTCAGAAATACGGCCAGAGCTTCTGGTATGACAATATCAGCAGGGGAATTCTGAAATCAGGGGAATTGAAGCGGATGATAGAGGAAGAAGGGCTCAGGGGTGTAACTTCAAACCCCACAATATTTCATAAATCCATCCAGTCCGGCAATGACTATGATGAACAGCTCCATCAGCTGCTCGGCAAGGAGACCTCTGAAAAAGACCTGTTTTATGCCCTTGCAATACAGGATATCGTTGAGGCCTGCGAACTGCTTATGCCTGTTTATGAGGAAAGCAACGGATTGGACGGATATGTGAGCATTGAAGTTGACCCTCATCTTGCATATGATACTGAAGGGGCTGTCAGGGAGGCATCGGAACTCTTTGAGGGGATAGGAAAGCCGAACCTTATGGTAAAGGTTCCGGCCACAAAAGAAGGCCTTCCAGCTGTTGAAGAACTCCTCTGCCGCGGTTACAACATCAATGTCACACTCCTCTTCTCTGTAAAACGGTATAAAGAGGTGATAGACGCCTATATGAAAGGGCTCGAGAGAAGGGTCTCGGAAGGCAAGCCTGTTGACAGGGTTGCCTCTGTTGCAAGCTTCTTTGTGAGCAGGGTGGATACCCTTGCAGATAAACTCCTTGAGGAAAAAATGAAGATGGCAGGGGATGATGACGAAAAAGCGAGGATAAAATCCCTTATGGGCAAGGCAGCCGTTGCAAACGCAAAGATAGCCTATCAGCTCTTTAAAGATGCATTCTCTTCACAGAGATTTTTTGTTCTGATGGAAAAAGGGGCAAAGATTCAGAGATTGCTCTGGGGCAGCACAAGCACAAAGAATCCGGCATACCGTGATGTCCTGTATATTGAAGAACTTATAGGTCCAGGCACGGTCAATACAATGCCCGATGCCACCTGGAGGGCTTTTAAGGACCATGGTAATGTTGACCGGACTATTGACGCGGACATCGAGGCTGCCCTGGCAAGCATCCGGTCAATAGAGGATCTGGGTGTCAGCATTGACCGGGTTACAGGGGAGCTTGAGGATGAAGGAGTAAGGCTCTTTACCGAATCCTTTGATGCACTGCTTAACCTTATAGCCGAGAAAAAAAGGACCGGGACCTGTTAA
- a CDS encoding cytidine deaminase (Reclaims exogenous and endogenous cytidine and 2'-deoxycytidine molecules for UMP synthesis) codes for METNRYMERLYREAAKAMKNAIAPYSGFRVGAALLTTEHKIYTGCNMENPSLMLSE; via the coding sequence ATGGAAACAAACAGGTATATGGAGCGGCTTTACCGTGAGGCCGCAAAGGCCATGAAGAATGCGATTGCACCATACTCCGGGTTCCGGGTCGGGGCAGCACTGCTCACCACTGAGCATAAGATATATACCGGCTGCAACATGGAAAACCCCTCCCTTATGCTGAGCGAGT
- a CDS encoding tetratricopeptide repeat protein has product MKTWIVIIPVTLFFLISCATPSRQARQNEAKAHFKLAISHLERGQMQAAFVELQKSVELKPGNKRVHNALGIVYRYFGNTKKAEEAFKTAISIDPQYSEAYNNLGVVYMRTRQWDKAIEAFRKALDNLQYPTPETAFTNLGKVYYRKGEFDKSIRAYKKAINRAPGYNAPYYGLALCYNALARYGDASEALTEAIKLDSVFKGDREKAEKELIRQKLKAVDMDEEQDYINLLEILRY; this is encoded by the coding sequence ATGAAAACCTGGATTGTAATCATACCTGTTACCCTCTTCTTCCTCATCTCCTGTGCAACGCCATCAAGGCAGGCGAGACAGAATGAGGCAAAGGCTCATTTTAAACTCGCCATATCTCACCTGGAAAGAGGCCAGATGCAGGCAGCCTTTGTAGAGCTACAGAAGAGCGTAGAACTTAAGCCCGGGAATAAAAGGGTACATAATGCCCTTGGTATCGTATACCGTTATTTCGGCAATACGAAAAAAGCTGAAGAGGCTTTTAAGACGGCAATCAGTATAGATCCGCAATATTCAGAGGCATATAATAACCTCGGTGTGGTTTATATGAGGACAAGGCAATGGGACAAGGCTATCGAGGCATTTCGGAAGGCCCTGGATAACCTGCAGTATCCTACGCCGGAAACGGCCTTTACCAATCTTGGGAAAGTTTATTACAGGAAAGGTGAGTTTGACAAATCGATACGCGCGTACAAAAAAGCCATCAATCGGGCACCGGGCTATAATGCCCCTTATTATGGATTGGCACTCTGCTACAATGCCCTGGCCAGATATGGTGATGCCTCTGAGGCACTTACCGAGGCCATCAAACTTGATTCCGTTTTTAAAGGAGACAGGGAGAAGGCGGAAAAAGAGCTGATCAGACAGAAACTGAAGGCTGTTGATATGGATGAGGAACAGGATTATATCAACCTGCTCGAAATTCTCCGTTACTGA
- the tilS gene encoding tRNA lysidine(34) synthetase TilS, with amino-acid sequence MDILKKVNTTIKKHSMLKGGERVLVGLSGGPDSVSLLHILSELREEWRLSLDAIYVDHGLRPEETPYEIDFCTELTERLKVPFSVKKVDVREFSDKENLSIQEAARHLRYLAFEEHAFQIEADRIATGHNADDQAETLVMRLLRGSGPKGLSGIPPVRGPIIRPLIMVERKEIEKYLDEKGIGFVIDTSNLKQDYLRNRLRHEVIPLLKKYNPNLTGTLCRTANILREENEYMEIAVTKSLMRLISRKTGDKIELFISPLENMEKVILRRALIRAIEETRGLRGIGLEHIEEIISLIRTGSSGSRIYLPGGIRVIKDYSTLIITSAAPQKLGEHVLEVPGETVLKEAGLVLISSVSNDSTSTGDGKKEAVFDFDMLRFPLKVRSRQAGDFFYPSGFGKRKKLQDYFVDEKVPRDVRDSVPLLLSGEDIIWVVGYRMDDRYMIRSSSARALKITVKMAK; translated from the coding sequence TTGGATATACTGAAAAAAGTAAACACGACAATCAAAAAACACTCCATGCTGAAAGGCGGAGAACGGGTACTTGTCGGTCTCTCAGGCGGGCCTGATTCGGTCTCCCTCCTGCACATACTGAGTGAACTGAGGGAAGAGTGGAGACTCTCCCTTGATGCCATTTATGTTGACCATGGTCTGAGGCCTGAAGAAACCCCATATGAGATTGACTTCTGCACTGAACTGACAGAAAGGCTGAAAGTCCCCTTCAGTGTTAAAAAAGTGGATGTGAGGGAATTTTCGGATAAGGAGAACCTCAGCATACAGGAGGCTGCGAGACATCTCAGATACCTCGCATTTGAGGAACATGCCTTTCAGATAGAGGCCGACAGGATTGCAACAGGACATAATGCCGATGACCAGGCTGAAACCCTTGTCATGCGGCTTTTACGAGGGTCCGGGCCAAAGGGTCTCTCCGGTATACCGCCTGTCAGGGGACCGATCATAAGACCTTTGATCATGGTGGAACGAAAAGAGATCGAGAAGTATTTGGATGAGAAGGGCATTGGGTTTGTTATTGACACATCGAATCTGAAGCAGGATTATCTACGCAACAGATTGAGGCATGAAGTCATTCCGCTCCTTAAAAAGTATAACCCGAATCTAACCGGGACCCTCTGCAGGACAGCCAACATCCTCCGCGAGGAGAATGAGTATATGGAGATCGCAGTAACAAAGTCCCTTATGAGGCTTATAAGCCGTAAAACAGGCGATAAAATAGAATTGTTCATTTCGCCCCTTGAGAATATGGAGAAGGTTATCCTCAGGAGGGCTCTCATCAGGGCTATTGAAGAAACAAGGGGGTTGCGGGGGATAGGCCTTGAACACATTGAAGAGATTATATCCCTTATAAGGACAGGCTCAAGTGGTTCAAGGATTTACCTGCCGGGGGGAATCCGCGTTATAAAGGATTACTCCACGTTGATCATTACCTCGGCAGCACCTCAAAAACTGGGTGAGCATGTATTAGAGGTTCCGGGAGAAACAGTATTGAAGGAGGCCGGTCTTGTTCTGATATCGAGTGTCAGTAATGACTCAACCAGTACAGGGGATGGAAAAAAAGAGGCTGTTTTTGACTTTGACATGCTCCGTTTTCCGCTAAAGGTGCGTTCAAGGCAGGCAGGAGACTTTTTTTATCCCTCCGGGTTTGGAAAAAGAAAAAAGCTGCAGGACTATTTTGTCGATGAGAAGGTGCCGAGAGATGTGAGAGATTCTGTTCCATTGCTTCTTTCAGGAGAGGATATTATCTGGGTGGTTGGATACAGGATGGACGACAGGTACATGATACGATCCTCAAGTGCGAGGGCACTGAAGATAACCGTGAAGATGGCAAAATAG
- a CDS encoding metallophosphoesterase — translation MLVGLISDTHDNVDRIEQAVSVFNERGVALVVHAGDFTSPFSLKPFERLKADFVGIYGNNDGDRLLLRDRSRGRIHRQPHKFTFSEKRIVVMHEPDLVDDLAASGHFDLIVYGHTHRAEIEKINNTLMVNPGEAGHWLYGNATIAVVDINKMEGEIISL, via the coding sequence ATGTTGGTCGGACTGATATCTGATACCCATGATAATGTAGACAGGATAGAGCAGGCTGTATCTGTCTTTAATGAAAGAGGGGTTGCCCTTGTTGTTCATGCAGGGGATTTCACATCCCCCTTTTCCTTAAAACCCTTTGAAAGGCTGAAGGCGGACTTTGTCGGTATCTATGGAAATAACGACGGAGACAGGCTCCTGCTCAGGGACCGTTCAAGGGGCAGGATCCACCGTCAGCCTCATAAGTTCACGTTCTCGGAGAAAAGGATAGTGGTGATGCATGAGCCTGACCTTGTTGATGACCTTGCTGCAAGTGGACATTTTGACCTGATAGTTTATGGTCATACACACCGTGCAGAGATTGAAAAGATTAACAATACACTGATGGTAAACCCGGGAGAGGCAGGTCACTGGCTCTATGGCAATGCAACAATTGCAGTAGTTGATATAAATAAAATGGAAGGTGAGATTATATCTCTTTAG
- a CDS encoding YqaA family protein, translating to MHWAETPYGVPALFLLAVAESSFFPVPPDVLLIALSLSLRKRAFYYAAVCTVGSVIGGALGFFIGMKFWSVGQGILFHYVSKETFDMVRTYFRDYEAWAIAIAGFTPIPYKVFTISAGFFQVDFSVFMVVSFLSRGARFFLVGGLIYLFGKHIRNFIDKYFNLLTYGFTAILVGGFIVLRFIK from the coding sequence TTGCACTGGGCAGAGACACCCTATGGTGTTCCAGCCCTTTTTCTGCTCGCCGTAGCCGAATCATCCTTTTTCCCTGTCCCCCCTGATGTGCTCCTTATTGCCCTGAGCCTTTCATTGCGCAAAAGGGCCTTTTACTATGCAGCGGTCTGCACGGTCGGTTCTGTTATCGGAGGTGCCCTGGGTTTTTTTATAGGGATGAAATTCTGGTCCGTTGGTCAGGGCATCCTCTTTCATTATGTGAGTAAGGAGACATTCGATATGGTCAGGACCTATTTCCGGGACTATGAGGCATGGGCGATTGCGATAGCCGGGTTTACGCCGATCCCGTACAAGGTGTTTACCATCTCTGCAGGTTTCTTTCAGGTGGATTTTTCGGTCTTTATGGTGGTCTCATTCCTGAGCAGGGGTGCAAGGTTCTTTCTTGTCGGCGGATTAATCTATCTTTTCGGCAAACATATCAGAAATTTTATTGACAAATATTTTAACCTGCTTACATACGGATTTACCGCTATCCTGGTTGGTGGATTCATTGTTTTAAGGTTCATAAAATGA